The Geobacillus stearothermophilus ATCC 12980 genome contains a region encoding:
- a CDS encoding glycosyltransferase family 8 protein — protein MFRILVTADANYLPPLKVLMYSLFCNNRRPFTFYLLYSRIAEEEIRALSDFVRKQGHELVPIYVDPQLFHDAPVFRHYTVEMYYRLAAHLFLPPDVDRVLYLDPDIVAINPIDELYEMDFEGNWFIAAEHTHSTKVANLFNKLRLKTPNAKGYFNTGVMMMNIAAMREHVRLADIYQFIRDNRFKLVLPDQDVLNGLYWDKIKPVDSYRYNYDARYYDFLQLLPNPKHNLAWIEENTVFIHYCGKEKPWKDNYKGELGLFYRRYSQVLEPAGEAAT, from the coding sequence ATGTTCCGCATTTTAGTGACGGCAGACGCCAATTATCTTCCACCGCTGAAAGTGCTTATGTATTCGTTATTTTGCAATAACCGGCGCCCGTTTACATTTTATTTGCTTTATTCGCGCATTGCGGAGGAGGAGATCCGGGCGCTTAGTGATTTCGTTCGCAAGCAAGGGCATGAACTGGTGCCAATTTATGTCGACCCGCAGCTGTTTCATGATGCTCCGGTGTTTCGCCACTATACGGTGGAGATGTATTACCGTCTGGCGGCGCATTTGTTTTTGCCGCCCGATGTCGACCGGGTGCTGTACTTGGATCCGGACATTGTCGCCATCAATCCGATCGATGAGCTGTATGAGATGGACTTTGAGGGGAACTGGTTTATCGCCGCCGAGCATACGCATTCGACCAAAGTGGCCAATTTGTTCAACAAACTTCGCTTGAAAACGCCGAACGCGAAAGGTTATTTCAACACGGGCGTCATGATGATGAACATCGCGGCGATGCGCGAACACGTCCGGCTCGCGGACATTTACCAGTTTATCCGCGACAACCGGTTTAAGCTTGTCCTTCCTGACCAAGATGTGCTCAACGGGCTGTATTGGGACAAAATCAAACCGGTCGATAGCTACCGTTACAACTATGATGCCCGTTATTACGATTTTTTGCAGCTGTTGCCCAACCCAAAACATAATTTGGCGTGGATCGAGGAAAACACCGTCTTTATTCATTATTGCGGCAAAGAAAAACCGTGGAAAGACAATTACAAAGGGGAGCTCGGCCTCTTTTACAGGCGATACAGCCAAGTGCTCGAACCGGCGGGGGAGGCGGCGACATAA
- a CDS encoding GNAT family N-acetyltransferase — protein sequence MLKKRELQDCHALYELMVHPDVFPFVRQKASSYEEFLFMTKQLMEAEERGELISRTILDEWGNPIGTISLFDIQDGAGFLGTWLGKPYHGRGYNQRAKESFFHELFYELSIETVFLRIRKVNVRSIKAAEKLPYVTPANETRRALLEQIGADVYNLYEITKDNYTLYTMRHPSFTLEKEQRKEA from the coding sequence ATGTTGAAAAAACGCGAGCTGCAAGACTGCCATGCGCTGTACGAGCTGATGGTGCATCCGGACGTCTTCCCTTTCGTGCGCCAAAAAGCCAGCTCGTACGAAGAGTTTTTATTCATGACAAAACAGCTCATGGAGGCGGAAGAACGCGGCGAATTGATTTCGCGCACGATTTTAGACGAATGGGGAAACCCAATCGGCACGATCAGCCTCTTTGACATTCAAGACGGCGCCGGCTTTTTAGGAACGTGGCTTGGCAAACCGTACCACGGGCGCGGCTACAATCAGCGCGCCAAGGAATCGTTTTTCCACGAACTGTTTTATGAGCTTTCCATCGAAACGGTGTTTTTGCGCATCCGCAAAGTCAATGTGCGCTCGATCAAAGCGGCGGAAAAACTGCCGTACGTCACGCCGGCCAATGAAACGCGGCGGGCGCTGCTCGAGCAAATCGGCGCGGATGTATACAATTTGTACGAAATTACAAAAGACAACTACACGCTTTATACGATGCGCCATCCCTCCTTTACGCTGGAAAAGGAACAACGAAAAGAAGCGTAA
- the rlmD gene encoding 23S rRNA (uracil(1939)-C(5))-methyltransferase RlmD — MRGTDMAKQQTNIKIKKGDQFPVTIQRIGINGEGVGYFQKQVVFVPGALPGEEVVVEATDIHPTYAEAKIKRIRKRSPNRIKPPCPLYDQCGGCQLQHLSYEAQLEAKRDIVIQALRRHARRLDVDKLDIRPTIGMADPWQYRNKSQFQVGMKRGKVLAGLYGLNSHRLVDLSECRIQHPQTTRVTNIVKTILQDLRIPIYNERTRTGVVRTIVVRVGFHTGDIQLVLVTATKDIPRKQLLIDEIRRRLPEVKSIVQNINGEKTSLIFGNETEVLAGDEYIQETLGDLSFELSARAFFQLNPIQTVKLYDEVKKAAALTGTERIVDAYCGVGTIGLWLARDAKEVRGMDTIPEAIEDAKKNADKQGFTNTHYVVGKAEYWLPKWVNEGWKPDVIIVDPPRVGCDRALLDTILGVRPKTVVYVSCNPSSLARDLDALAAQYRVDYIQPVDMFPHTAHVESVARLVLKL, encoded by the coding sequence ATGAGAGGGACCGATATGGCAAAGCAACAAACGAACATCAAAATCAAAAAAGGCGACCAATTTCCTGTGACCATTCAACGGATCGGCATTAACGGCGAAGGGGTCGGCTATTTCCAAAAACAAGTCGTCTTCGTCCCCGGCGCGTTGCCGGGGGAAGAAGTCGTCGTCGAAGCGACGGACATCCATCCAACCTACGCCGAGGCGAAAATCAAGCGCATCCGCAAGCGCTCGCCAAACCGTATCAAGCCGCCATGCCCGCTCTATGACCAGTGCGGCGGCTGCCAGCTCCAGCACTTATCGTACGAAGCGCAGCTTGAAGCCAAACGCGACATCGTCATCCAAGCATTGCGCCGCCACGCCCGCCGCCTCGATGTCGACAAACTTGACATCCGCCCGACGATCGGCATGGCCGACCCGTGGCAATACCGAAACAAAAGCCAATTTCAAGTCGGGATGAAAAGAGGGAAGGTGCTCGCCGGGCTGTACGGTCTCAACTCCCACCGACTCGTCGACCTATCGGAATGCCGCATCCAGCATCCGCAAACGACGCGCGTGACGAACATCGTGAAAACGATTTTGCAAGACTTGCGCATCCCGATTTACAACGAGCGGACGAGAACGGGCGTCGTGCGGACGATCGTCGTCCGTGTCGGCTTCCATACGGGCGACATCCAGCTTGTGCTGGTGACAGCGACAAAAGACATTCCGCGCAAACAGCTGCTCATTGACGAAATTCGCCGCCGCCTTCCGGAAGTGAAATCAATCGTGCAAAACATCAACGGCGAAAAAACGTCGCTCATTTTTGGCAACGAAACCGAAGTGCTCGCCGGCGACGAGTACATTCAAGAAACGCTCGGCGACTTGTCATTTGAACTGTCGGCGCGCGCCTTTTTCCAGCTTAACCCGATCCAAACGGTCAAGCTGTACGACGAAGTGAAAAAAGCGGCCGCTCTCACCGGAACGGAGCGGATCGTTGACGCCTACTGCGGCGTCGGCACGATCGGGCTGTGGCTCGCCCGCGATGCGAAAGAAGTGCGCGGCATGGACACGATCCCCGAAGCGATTGAAGACGCCAAGAAAAACGCGGACAAACAGGGCTTTACGAACACGCACTACGTCGTCGGCAAAGCGGAATACTGGCTGCCCAAATGGGTGAACGAAGGCTGGAAGCCGGACGTCATCATCGTCGACCCGCCCCGCGTCGGCTGCGACCGGGCGCTGCTTGACACGATCCTTGGCGTCCGTCCGAAAACGGTCGTCTACGTCTCGTGCAACCCATCGAGCCTCGCCCGCGACCTCGACGCCTTGGCGGCCCAATACCGCGTCGACTACATCCAGCCGGTCGACATGTTTCCGCACACGGCGCATGTAGAAAGTGTAGCTCGATTAGTATTAAAGTTGTAA
- a CDS encoding DUF2309 domain-containing protein gives MSKSAMPLERLTGESKPTGAEARPLAMLVSEAAKAVAPLWPISAFIARHPWMGLEEQTFSDAADRLQQAHGIDLYPPMAVFHAAMAKGEIDLVFVERRLQRWLDNKPLPVRRQEAERTCRALLWNETVPNEALRLPELAELAHAAAWRPAAVRTAGAALHGVSQRLDQQTVKWCKLFYGSNTAPWALPHRELGFYGAWRRLIAADPALSKEERKRLADWPHDGEEALRQALMKLGVQEEETAAYLEAHLLALPGWAGMVVWQSRRTGDELRGLIDYLAVRLSLEWTLVAPYLPLEREDHADIGAALSLLAAWLHWGGMTLEDWRNLSGKEQRARLAFIDRFWRIDRCHLWLEAWEDTYEAKLKEVVLAHQPMDETKKAAAQLLFCIDVRSEPFRRHLEAAGPFETYGCAGFFGLPIQTRALDSDDAHPSCPAIVAPQHEINETAALEAARPYRRRRDAFRFVGQTFKKIKQHMLAGLLLPEMSGPWLGLHTFARSAAPAWAGRVVRQAEAAAEHKPKTDLSLHRHGKDESSGLPIGFTTEEQVQYVKQLLVNIGLTSSFAPLVVVCGHESETANNPYASALDCGACGGAAGAFNARVFAALANLPEVRAGLAAEGINIPDETVFVAAEHITTVDEVRWLDMPPLSAAAEASFRQLKQALGEASRRANAERMAKLPHVGQTPRDPVAEAQRRAIDWSEIRPEWGLARNAAFLIGRRKLTKGKDLDGRVFLHSYDWREDPTGEALAGIIAGPATVGQWINLQYYASTVAPHYYGSGDKTTQTVTGGIGVMQGNGSDLLAGFPWQSVAASDRELFHAPLRLLVIIEAPSYYIEQLLDRNEEFRRKVQNGWLRLASIDPDSGAWVNWEADRLASRQKR, from the coding sequence ATGAGTAAAAGTGCAATGCCGCTTGAACGGCTAACGGGGGAATCGAAGCCCACCGGCGCAGAAGCCCGCCCGCTTGCTATGCTTGTCAGCGAAGCGGCAAAGGCGGTTGCGCCGCTTTGGCCGATTTCCGCCTTTATCGCCCGCCATCCGTGGATGGGGCTTGAAGAGCAGACGTTTTCCGACGCAGCCGACCGCCTGCAGCAGGCGCATGGAATTGATTTGTATCCGCCGATGGCGGTTTTCCATGCGGCGATGGCAAAAGGGGAGATTGACCTTGTATTCGTCGAGCGGCGGCTGCAGCGTTGGCTTGACAACAAGCCGCTCCCGGTGCGGCGCCAAGAAGCAGAGCGAACGTGCCGCGCCCTCCTTTGGAATGAGACGGTGCCCAACGAGGCGCTTCGTCTGCCGGAACTGGCGGAGCTGGCGCATGCGGCGGCATGGCGTCCGGCGGCTGTTCGGACGGCGGGCGCCGCGTTGCACGGCGTAAGCCAACGCCTTGACCAACAAACCGTCAAATGGTGCAAACTGTTTTATGGTTCGAACACGGCGCCATGGGCGCTTCCACATCGTGAGCTGGGGTTTTACGGAGCATGGCGCCGGCTCATCGCCGCCGACCCGGCGCTCTCGAAAGAGGAACGGAAGCGGCTTGCCGATTGGCCGCACGATGGGGAAGAGGCGCTGCGTCAAGCGTTGATGAAGCTTGGCGTACAGGAGGAAGAGACCGCCGCTTACTTGGAGGCGCATTTGTTGGCGTTGCCCGGCTGGGCTGGCATGGTTGTATGGCAGTCGCGCCGGACGGGCGACGAATTGCGGGGATTGATTGACTATTTGGCGGTCCGTCTGTCGCTTGAATGGACGCTTGTGGCGCCATATTTGCCGCTTGAACGGGAGGATCATGCGGACATCGGCGCTGCTCTTTCACTGTTGGCCGCTTGGCTGCATTGGGGAGGGATGACGCTGGAAGACTGGCGGAACCTGTCCGGCAAAGAGCAGCGCGCCCGGTTGGCGTTTATCGATCGGTTTTGGCGAATTGACCGGTGTCATCTTTGGCTTGAAGCGTGGGAAGATACGTATGAAGCGAAATTGAAAGAAGTGGTATTGGCGCATCAGCCGATGGATGAGACGAAGAAGGCGGCAGCGCAGCTATTGTTTTGCATCGACGTCCGTTCCGAGCCGTTCCGCCGCCATTTGGAAGCGGCCGGACCGTTTGAAACGTATGGCTGCGCCGGCTTTTTCGGCTTGCCGATTCAAACGCGCGCACTTGACAGCGATGACGCTCACCCGTCATGCCCGGCGATCGTCGCGCCGCAGCATGAAATCAACGAAACCGCCGCTTTGGAAGCGGCGCGTCCGTACCGTCGCCGGCGCGATGCATTCCGCTTTGTCGGCCAGACGTTTAAAAAGATCAAACAGCATATGTTGGCCGGCTTATTGCTTCCGGAAATGAGCGGACCATGGCTCGGCCTTCATACCTTCGCCCGCAGCGCCGCGCCGGCTTGGGCTGGCCGGGTCGTCCGCCAGGCGGAAGCGGCAGCCGAACATAAGCCGAAGACGGACTTGTCGCTCCACCGCCATGGAAAGGATGAATCGTCTGGACTGCCGATCGGCTTTACAACCGAGGAACAAGTGCAATACGTGAAGCAGCTGCTCGTCAACATTGGCTTGACGTCTTCGTTCGCTCCGCTTGTGGTTGTTTGCGGCCATGAAAGCGAGACGGCCAACAACCCGTACGCTTCGGCGCTCGATTGCGGGGCGTGCGGTGGTGCGGCCGGGGCGTTCAACGCCCGCGTATTCGCCGCGTTGGCCAACTTGCCGGAAGTGCGCGCTGGACTGGCGGCTGAAGGGATCAACATTCCGGATGAAACGGTGTTTGTCGCTGCGGAACATATTACGACCGTCGATGAAGTCCGCTGGCTTGATATGCCGCCGTTGTCCGCAGCGGCTGAGGCGTCGTTTCGACAGCTGAAGCAGGCGCTTGGCGAAGCGAGCCGCCGTGCGAACGCTGAGCGGATGGCAAAGCTCCCCCATGTCGGACAGACGCCGCGCGATCCGGTGGCGGAAGCGCAACGGCGCGCCATTGATTGGAGCGAGATCCGTCCAGAATGGGGATTGGCCCGGAACGCTGCGTTCTTGATCGGCCGCCGCAAGTTGACAAAAGGAAAGGACTTAGACGGCCGGGTGTTTTTGCATAGCTACGATTGGCGCGAAGATCCGACCGGTGAGGCGCTCGCCGGCATTATCGCCGGGCCGGCGACCGTCGGACAATGGATTAACTTGCAATATTACGCTTCAACAGTCGCACCGCACTACTACGGGAGCGGCGATAAAACGACCCAGACGGTGACCGGCGGCATCGGCGTCATGCAAGGGAACGGGAGCGACTTGTTAGCCGGCTTTCCATGGCAGTCGGTCGCCGCGTCCGATCGCGAACTGTTTCATGCTCCTCTTCGGTTGCTTGTCATCATCGAAGCGCCGTCCTATTATATCGAGCAGCTGCTCGACAGAAATGAAGAGTTTCGTCGCAAAGTGCAAAACGGTTGGCTCCGTCTCGCCTCGATTGACCCAGACAGCGGGGCGTGGGTGAACTGGGAGGCAGACCGTCTTGCATCAAGGCAGAAGCGCTAA
- a CDS encoding diguanylate cyclase, with amino-acid sequence MLKETKEEERLLAVYFIDLARFKNINDSFGHSVGDEVLKH; translated from the coding sequence TTGCTGAAAGAGACGAAAGAGGAGGAACGACTGCTGGCCGTTTATTTTATTGATTTAGCGCGGTTTAAAAACATTAATGATTCATTTGGGCATTCGGTGGGAGACGAAGTGTTGAAACATTAG
- a CDS encoding YfhD family protein: MGRSRGQRTRDKNKATLPQVPKQLKSDGIDVEYSAEFADHEDLEAQARAAAAGIRRQERKR, translated from the coding sequence ATGGGCCGATCTCGCGGACAACGGACGCGCGACAAAAACAAGGCAACTTTGCCGCAGGTTCCCAAACAATTGAAATCTGACGGCATTGACGTCGAATATTCGGCGGAATTTGCCGACCATGAAGACCTCGAGGCGCAAGCGCGCGCGGCCGCTGCTGGCATCCGCCGGCAAGAGCGCAAACGGTAA
- a CDS encoding YfhE family protein: MEEKRKREKVKHTLTSAQEVSYARDFKMADQAGGYTAKKARH, translated from the coding sequence ATGGAGGAAAAACGAAAACGCGAAAAAGTGAAGCATACGTTGACAAGCGCCCAAGAAGTAAGTTATGCCCGCGATTTTAAAATGGCGGACCAAGCGGGCGGTTACACTGCCAAAAAAGCGCGCCATTAG
- a CDS encoding DNA-3-methyladenine glycosylase family protein, with translation MWTKTVTVPAPYDFAHALERLSLDPLLAVDRERQRITVPLALDGCFVPVTVEGVGTKDDPRFVVSAPFPERQDEVMERISHLFQWRTPLGPVHEHFRRTDLAPLFAEYEGMPLVLDFDLYFCLIKCLIHQQLHLKVGYRLTERFVKTFGTEVDGVWFYPRPEEVAARSYEDVRALQLSGRKAEYIVDVSRLIADGKLRLDELKQMEDGEVMERLTAVRGIGPWTVQNFLLFGLGRPNVFPPADIGLQRAVEKQFGLPKRPTAKEMAALGERWKPYASYAALYLWRSIE, from the coding sequence ATGTGGACAAAAACAGTGACGGTGCCGGCGCCGTACGATTTCGCCCACGCCCTTGAGCGGCTTTCGCTCGACCCGCTGTTGGCCGTGGATCGGGAACGGCAGCGCATCACCGTGCCGCTCGCCCTCGACGGCTGTTTCGTGCCCGTAACGGTGGAAGGCGTCGGCACAAAAGATGACCCGAGATTTGTCGTTTCAGCTCCTTTTCCCGAGCGGCAAGACGAGGTGATGGAGCGGATTTCGCATCTGTTTCAATGGCGGACGCCGCTCGGGCCCGTTCACGAGCATTTCCGCCGCACTGACCTGGCGCCGCTGTTTGCCGAGTATGAAGGAATGCCGCTTGTGCTCGATTTTGATCTATATTTTTGCCTCATCAAATGTTTGATCCATCAGCAACTTCATCTCAAAGTCGGCTATCGGCTGACGGAGCGGTTTGTGAAAACGTTCGGAACAGAAGTGGATGGCGTTTGGTTTTACCCGCGCCCGGAAGAAGTGGCCGCCCGTTCGTACGAGGATGTGCGCGCCTTGCAGCTGAGCGGGCGGAAAGCGGAATATATCGTCGATGTGTCGCGTCTCATCGCTGACGGAAAGCTGCGGCTTGATGAACTTAAGCAGATGGAAGACGGCGAGGTGATGGAGCGGCTGACGGCCGTGCGCGGCATCGGCCCGTGGACGGTGCAAAACTTCCTCCTCTTCGGCCTTGGCCGTCCAAACGTCTTCCCGCCGGCGGATATCGGCTTGCAGCGGGCGGTTGAAAAACAATTCGGGCTTCCGAAGCGGCCGACCGCAAAAGAGATGGCGGCGCTCGGCGAGCGGTGGAAACCGTACGCCAGCTATGCGGCGCTTTATTTGTGGCGAAGCATTGAATGA
- a CDS encoding NADH dehydrogenase subunit 5 encodes MAAQWFIWGWLAAVAIVFISAAAWLHPRMPERYVHVHVWLLLLPGAAAAAGWIGAGNAEAGPWRFDAVSWLVAVYISLLSWVIQRFAVRYLHGDRAYRRYFSLLTWTVSAASLTWASGDMRLVAVCWGLPLMGLVALTALKKEWRPAQFVARQMAVVFSLSWLAVVIAAVWLGTAAGEWQLASALSAERLARLDAWERAVMNGLLILAAIIPAGQWPFHRWLMESAVTPTPVSAVMHAGLVNAGGLLLWRFSPLFSGTGAHIALFVISFCSILIGMGISLVQADYKRQLVASTMAQMGVMLVQCALGAYGAAVVHLVLHGLFKATLFLQSGSVVPRIGRPGFQRGSGSWQGGLLLGVLLGVSFWFASPNEPARLLSALLLGASAAVAWGRLADFREGRWMGLAAVAVLAFGSETVRHQFLTLLGQGEATVFVPPAAFEWTVGVLFAMAALTAAWLANRRTSALAVRVYMHLVHLGEPRPAAMEAHPRYLASYLKEGMAHE; translated from the coding sequence ATGGCAGCACAATGGTTCATATGGGGATGGCTCGCCGCAGTGGCCATCGTTTTCATCAGCGCAGCCGCATGGCTGCATCCGCGCATGCCGGAGCGGTATGTGCATGTGCACGTCTGGCTGTTGCTTCTTCCGGGAGCGGCGGCTGCCGCCGGATGGATCGGCGCCGGCAACGCAGAGGCCGGGCCGTGGCGGTTTGATGCGGTCAGTTGGTTGGTGGCCGTCTATATTTCACTTCTCAGTTGGGTGATTCAACGGTTTGCCGTTCGCTATTTGCATGGCGACCGCGCTTACCGGCGCTATTTTTCCTTGTTGACGTGGACGGTGTCGGCCGCTTCTCTGACATGGGCAAGCGGCGACATGCGCCTCGTTGCCGTCTGCTGGGGGCTTCCATTGATGGGCCTTGTGGCGTTAACGGCATTGAAAAAAGAATGGAGGCCGGCGCAGTTTGTCGCCCGGCAAATGGCGGTCGTGTTCAGCCTGAGTTGGCTGGCCGTCGTCATCGCTGCCGTCTGGCTCGGAACGGCGGCCGGCGAATGGCAGCTTGCTTCTGCGCTGTCGGCGGAGCGCCTTGCCCGCCTAGACGCCTGGGAGAGGGCGGTGATGAACGGACTGCTTATTTTGGCCGCCATTATCCCGGCTGGACAATGGCCGTTCCATCGCTGGCTGATGGAATCGGCGGTGACGCCGACGCCGGTGTCGGCGGTGATGCATGCGGGGCTCGTCAATGCCGGCGGGCTGTTGCTTTGGCGCTTTTCCCCGCTCTTTAGCGGGACGGGGGCGCATATCGCATTGTTTGTGATCTCCTTTTGCTCGATTTTGATTGGTATGGGCATTAGTTTGGTGCAGGCGGACTATAAACGCCAGCTGGTCGCGTCCACGATGGCGCAAATGGGAGTTATGCTTGTGCAATGCGCCCTCGGCGCCTACGGGGCGGCGGTTGTGCATTTGGTGCTGCACGGGCTGTTTAAAGCGACGCTTTTTCTGCAGTCCGGTTCGGTTGTTCCGAGGATCGGCCGGCCGGGATTCCAACGAGGAAGCGGGTCATGGCAGGGAGGTCTTCTCCTTGGCGTGCTGCTTGGGGTGTCTTTTTGGTTCGCTTCCCCGAATGAACCGGCCCGCCTGCTGAGCGCACTTTTGCTTGGGGCCTCGGCGGCGGTCGCTTGGGGACGGCTAGCCGATTTCCGCGAAGGCCGCTGGATGGGCCTGGCGGCGGTGGCTGTGTTGGCGTTTGGTTCGGAAACGGTGCGCCATCAGTTTTTGACGCTGCTCGGCCAGGGGGAAGCGACGGTTTTTGTGCCGCCTGCCGCGTTTGAATGGACAGTAGGCGTCTTGTTTGCGATGGCGGCATTGACCGCTGCCTGGCTGGCAAACCGGCGCACATCGGCGCTTGCCGTTCGGGTGTATATGCATCTCGTTCATCTCGGGGAGCCGCGCCCAGCGGCTATGGAGGCGCATCCCCGTTATTTGGCATCCTATCTGAAGGAGGGAATGGCTCATGAGTAA
- a CDS encoding DUF2294 domain-containing protein, whose protein sequence is MGKSKGSIESEISKALTKWEKDFLGRGSVSVKTDILRDMIIVSLHGILTPAEYALCESKEGMLSVKRSRTSLVESGVDDLKEMIFEITGEKVKSFHTDLSTRTGERVIVFKLFNDLEKQLTG, encoded by the coding sequence ATGGGCAAATCAAAAGGTTCGATTGAATCGGAAATCAGCAAAGCATTGACAAAATGGGAAAAAGATTTTCTTGGCCGCGGTTCGGTATCGGTGAAAACCGATATTTTGCGCGATATGATCATCGTTTCGTTGCACGGCATCCTGACGCCCGCCGAGTACGCGCTTTGCGAATCAAAAGAAGGAATGTTATCGGTGAAGCGGTCGCGGACGAGTTTAGTGGAGTCTGGAGTCGATGACTTGAAAGAAATGATTTTTGAAATCACCGGCGAGAAGGTGAAGAGCTTCCATACGGATTTAAGCACCCGAACGGGCGAGCGGGTGATCGTCTTTAAGCTGTTCAACGATTTAGAAAAACAGCTGACGGGCTAA
- a CDS encoding ABC-ATPase domain-containing protein, with protein sequence METLRQRLRSIDQKGYKAYKTIEGTYSFPLFTLAIDHVQGDPFAEPSKVRVIIPRAKTALAAEWMNTKPRRIRCEDVLARRIYHELRQWPLRARGSGKSGLVLIDAPEQKVLERTAVQVTDETVTVCLSVGLPANGRRILAKEAEAIFFEQIPSVIERAVYGLREEDIRAAVELADQQHAIRRYLREHGLVAFVANGAVLPRESGVSDKPLQRGAVPFQSPPELEIAIPVPHRAEPIKGMGIRKGITLIVGGGYHGKSTLLQALEHGVYDHVAGDGREFVITDSGAVKIRAEDGRSVASVDISPLIGTLPYGKETKQFSTENASGSTSQAASMIEMIEAGASAFLIDEDTSATNLLIRDGRMQALVVKDAEPITPYIDKARQLFRDYGISTVLVVGGLGDYLDIADCVIKMEQYVPFDVTAEAKQIALQMPSGRKAEGGESFGCIHERIPLPGSLNSQKGKKEKAVARGRHVIQYGQTDLLLYALEQLVDDSQTRAIVAALLYMERKGWFDGKKTVRQLLDAIEEQWDRQGLGSVSFRKGHPGELARPRRFELAAALNRLRTLRCRQR encoded by the coding sequence ATGGAAACGCTCAGACAACGGCTGCGATCCATTGATCAAAAGGGATATAAAGCGTATAAAACGATCGAAGGGACGTATTCGTTTCCATTGTTTACGCTCGCGATTGACCACGTGCAGGGCGATCCGTTTGCTGAGCCGTCCAAGGTCCGCGTGATCATACCGCGGGCGAAAACGGCGTTGGCAGCGGAGTGGATGAATACGAAACCGCGCCGCATCCGCTGTGAAGATGTGCTGGCGCGCCGCATCTATCATGAATTGCGGCAATGGCCGCTGCGGGCGCGTGGATCGGGAAAAAGCGGGCTCGTCTTGATCGATGCCCCGGAGCAGAAGGTGCTCGAGCGGACAGCAGTGCAAGTGACAGACGAGACGGTCACTGTCTGTTTGTCGGTCGGGTTGCCGGCGAACGGGCGTCGCATTTTGGCGAAAGAAGCCGAGGCCATCTTTTTCGAACAAATTCCATCCGTCATCGAGCGGGCGGTGTACGGCCTTCGGGAGGAGGATATTCGTGCGGCAGTCGAGCTTGCCGATCAGCAGCACGCCATTCGCCGCTATTTGCGTGAACACGGATTGGTGGCGTTTGTCGCGAACGGTGCGGTTTTGCCGCGGGAGAGCGGAGTGAGCGACAAGCCGCTGCAACGTGGAGCGGTGCCGTTTCAAAGTCCGCCAGAGCTGGAGATTGCGATCCCCGTTCCGCATCGCGCTGAACCGATCAAAGGCATGGGCATCCGCAAAGGGATTACGCTGATTGTCGGTGGCGGCTACCACGGCAAATCGACGCTGCTGCAGGCGCTAGAGCACGGCGTGTATGATCATGTCGCCGGCGACGGGCGGGAGTTTGTCATCACGGACAGCGGGGCGGTGAAAATTCGCGCCGAAGACGGCCGGAGCGTCGCCAGTGTTGACATTTCCCCGCTCATTGGCACGCTGCCGTATGGAAAAGAGACGAAACAGTTTTCGACGGAAAACGCGAGCGGCAGCACCTCACAGGCCGCGAGCATGATCGAAATGATTGAAGCTGGGGCATCGGCGTTTTTGATTGATGAAGATACGAGCGCGACGAATTTGCTCATCCGAGATGGACGCATGCAGGCGCTCGTGGTGAAAGATGCCGAACCTATCACGCCGTATATCGACAAGGCGCGTCAACTATTTCGCGATTACGGCATTTCGACCGTTCTTGTCGTCGGCGGATTGGGGGATTACTTGGATATCGCGGATTGCGTGATCAAAATGGAGCAGTACGTCCCGTTTGATGTGACGGCAGAGGCAAAACAAATCGCCTTGCAGATGCCGTCGGGACGGAAAGCGGAAGGCGGCGAGTCGTTCGGCTGCATTCATGAGCGCATTCCGCTGCCTGGGAGTTTAAATAGCCAAAAAGGAAAAAAAGAAAAAGCGGTCGCGCGCGGACGGCACGTCATTCAGTACGGGCAAACCGATCTATTGCTTTATGCGCTTGAGCAGCTGGTCGATGACAGCCAAACGCGGGCGATTGTCGCGGCGCTGCTGTATATGGAACGAAAAGGATGGTTCGACGGAAAGAAAACCGTCCGCCAACTGCTCGATGCGATCGAAGAACAATGGGATCGCCAAGGCTTGGGCTCCGTTTCGTTCCGAAAAGGGCATCCGGGTGAACTTGCCCGCCCGCGCCGATTCGAGCTGGCGGCGGCGCTCAATCGGCTGCGGACGCTCCGTTGCCGCCAACGCTGA